The Arachis hypogaea cultivar Tifrunner chromosome 14, arahy.Tifrunner.gnm2.J5K5, whole genome shotgun sequence genome has a segment encoding these proteins:
- the LOC140178766 gene encoding uncharacterized protein: MANNMNPNIVAFTLTEGQSNNRPPYFNGSNYSYWKERMRIFVQSIDYNIWKIILNGPDVPTKQNADGEVVAKEDSEWTEEEKKKVELNAKAINLMHCAISFEEFRKVSRCKTAKEIWDKLRLTHEGTKQVRETRIDMLMKEYEMFSMKEDESIDQIFERFSIIINNLDAMGRNYSEETLVRKILRSLTKKWEVKSTAISERNDLIKITYDELRGKLLAYETTHMSQDKDDKKKSIALKSRMTAQGEESDDSFSDEEMVLFARKMRRLLRYKNKGKGSSSSKEVKKDQVKFTCHHCKEPGHFKSDCPQLKKGENFKKNKKKVMMATWEDLENDTSSESSDQEAQLCLMADHDDEDEVDLSDLSIDELHYIIKDISVSSKKLLDKYAKCKKENETLRTENDLLLKKVKANETDNEKFLKEENIVLRTELEKFKLKHEVSASTDLISENKRLNEQIKSLNEDLAKFVQGSQNLNKLLACQRFGSEKSGLGFIEENKAVFKQNFKKSEASSSKLFKPKGFSKPKKSVSKNHCYKCNRNDHDPPQCFIFLKSFGNDSKLYKVVHDFNALGQPRRFHIKGSKWIWIPKHNLLSISQLCDLGYAVTFRKSDCRVINEKTGAVLFVAKRSDNVYGITLDDLKVQNVTCFSSMESEKWMWHKRLGHASMFQISKLVKRGLVRDLPNIKFDKDIICDACQMGKQIKTSFKPKEDVSTKKPLELLHLDLFGPTRTQSLGGKSYGMCFILNIKENLGKFDPKTHEGIFLGYSTNSKAYRVYNKNSKTVEETMHVTFCESNSVPSVFIDDSPGFEVQVPKNSETVPQNPCSHEAAPASNENPNSAGDNLELSPVSAENTDAEAIVDQEESESSNQSRRPREWRFLKNYLDEFIIGNPSTGRTTRSSLKRAESNNIALLSKIEPQNIQEALADPSWVLAMKEELQQFEKNQVWSLVPYPNGKKVTGTKWIFRNKLGEDGSIVRNKARLVAQGYDQEEGIAFDESFAPVARMEAIRLLLAYAAHCVYVDDIIFGSANEDLCADFAKLMTNEFDMSMMGELNFFLGLQIKQTAEGIFIHQEKYAKELVKKFGLECAKPMGTPMHPNIKLDKDEHGRDVDETRYRGMIGSLMYLTSSRPDIIQSVGVCSRFQSKPKESHLSAVKRIIRYVLGTTNYGLWFPKTDSFQLVGFCDADFAGDRVDRRSTSGMCCFLGKSLIVWSSKKQATVALSTAEAEYIAASSCYIQFVNSEGQLADIFTKPLIDERFCKLRTELGILTSSLFS; this comes from the exons atgGCCAACAACATGAATCCCAACATCGTGGCTTTCACTCTCACTGAAGGGCAGTCCAACAACAGACCTCCCTACTTCAATGGCAGCAACTACTCTTactggaaagagagaatgagaatCTTCGTGCAGTCGATCGACTACAACATCTGGAAGATCATTCTCAATGGTCCAGACGTTCCCACCAAACAGAATGCTGATGGAGAAGTTGTGGCAAAGGAGGACAGCGAATGgacagaagaagaaaagaagaaggttgaACTCAATGCCAAGGCAATCAACCTGATGCACTGTGCAATTAGTTTTGAAGAGTTCAGAAAAGTGTCAAGGTGCAAAACGGCTAAAGAAATCTGGGATAAGCTCAGACTCACTCATGAAGGCACTAAGCAAGTGAGGGAGACCAGAATTGACATGCTGATGAAGGAGTATGAAATGTTCAGTATGAAGGAAGATGAGAGCATCGATCAAATATTCGAAAGGTtctcaataatcatcaacaatctgGACGCCATGGGAAGAAACTACTCTGAAGAAACCTTGGTAAGGAAGATTCTGAGGAGTCTTACCAAGAAATGGGAAGTGAAAAGCACAGCCATCTCTGAAAGGAATGATTTGATCAAAatcacctatgatgagctgagaggcaaGCTGCTGGCTTATGAAACCACTCACATGTCTCAAGACAAagatgacaaaaagaaaagtatagcacTAAAATCAAGAATGACAGCCCAAGGAGAAGAATCTGATGACAGTTTCTCAGATGAAGAAATGGTGCTCTTTGCAAGGAAAATGAGAAGACTACTAAGATACAAAAACAAAGGCAAAGGAAGCTCTTCATCCAAAGAGGTCAAGAAAGATCAAGTCAAGTTCACATGCCATCACTGCAAGGAACCTGGTCACTTCAAATCAGATTGCCCTCAACTTAAGAAAGGCGAAAAtttcaagaaaaacaaaaagaaggtgatgatGGCAACATGGGAGGACTTGGAGAACGACACCAGCTCAGAAAGCTCAGATCAGGAAGCTCAACTATGCCTGATGGCAgatcatgatgatgaagatgaggtaGATCTCTCTGACTTATCTATTGATGAACTGCACTACATTATCAAAGACATTTCTGTGAGCTCTAAGAAACTCTTGGATAAGTATGCTAAAtgtaagaaagaaaatgagacTTTGAGGACAGAAAATGATcttcttttgaaaaaggttaaGGCAAATGAAACTGACAATGAAaagtttttaaaagaagaaaacattgTCTTGCGAACTGAATTagaaaaattcaaactcaagcatgAAGTTTCTGCCTCCACTGATTTGATTTCTGAAAACAAAAGGCTGaatgaacaaataaaaagttTGAATGAAGACTTAGCAAAGTTTGTTCAAGGTTCTCAAAATCTGAACAAACTACTTGCTTGTCAAAGGTTTGGATCTGAAAAATCTGGACTTGGATTCATAGAGGAAAACAAGGCTGTTTTCaaacaaaactttaaaaaatctGAAGCCTcctcttccaagcttttcaaacctAAAGGATTCAGCAAACCTAAAAAATCAGTAAGCAAGAATCATTGCTACAAGTGCAACAGAAATGATCATGATCCTCCTCAATGTTTCATCTTTCTTAAGTCTTTTGGTAATGATAGTAAGCTATATAAAGTTGTTCATGATTTTAATGCTCTTGGGCAACCAAGAAGATTTcacatcaaaggatccaaatggatttggatacctaag CATAATCTATTGAGCATAAGTCAACTGTGTGATCTTGGATATGCTGTAACCTTTAGAAAATCTGATTGTAGAGTCATAAATGAGAAAACAGGGGCTGTTTTATTTGTTGCCAAAAGAAGTGACAATGTTTATGGTATCACTCTAGATGATCTAAAAGTTCAAAATGTAACTTGTTTCTCTTCAATGGAATCTGAAAAATGGATGTGGCATAAGAGGttaggacatgctagcatgttccAAATCTCTAAGCTTGTAAAGAGAGGCTTAGTTAGAGATCTTcctaatataaaatttgataaggacatcatttgtgatgcttgtcaaatgggTAAACAAATTAAAACCTCTTTCAAACCCAAGGAAGATGTCTCTACTAAGAAACCATTGGAGTTGTTGCATCTTGATCTGTTTGgacctactagaactcaaagtcttGGAGGAAAGAGTTATGGCatg TGTTTCATTTTGAACATCAAAGAAAATTTAGGAAAATTTGATCCCAAAACACATGAAGGAATTTTTCTTGGTTATTCCACTaatagcaaggcctatagagtttataacAAGAACTCCAAAACCGTTGAGGAAACCATGCATGTCACATTCTGTGAATCTAACTCTGTTCCTAGTGTTTTCATTGATGATAGTCCAGGTTTTGAAGTTCAAGTACCTAAGAACAGTGAAACAGTTCCACAAAATCCATGTTCTCATGAAGCTGCACCTGCTAGCAACGAAAATCCCAATTCTGCAGGAGACAATTTGGAATTATCTCCTGTTTCTGCAGAAAATACTGATGCAGAGGCCATTGTTGACCAAGAGGAATCTGAATCCTCAAACCAGTCAAGAAGACCAAGAGAATGGAGGTTTCTGAAAAACTACCTTGACGAGTTCATAATTGGAAATCCCTCAACTGGTAGGACCACTCGTTCATCTTTGAAAAGAGCCGAATCCAACAACATTGCTCTTCTATCAAAGATTGAACCTCAAAACATCCAAGAAGCTCTTGCTGATCCATCTTGGGTGTTAGCCATGAAGGAGGAATTGCAGCAATTTGAGAAGAATCAGGTCTGGTCATTAGTGCCTTATCCAAATGGAAAGAAAGTCACTGGCACTAAATGGATTTTCAGAAACAAGCTGGGTGAAGACGGATCCATAGTCCGAAACAAAGCCAGATTGGTTGCTCAAGGATATGATCAAGAGGAAGGGATTGCTTTTGATGAATCATTTGCACCTGTAGCTCGAATGGAAGCCATCAGATTGCTCCTTGCATATGCAGCTCATTGTG tttatgttgatgatattatatTTGGTTCGGCTAATGAGGATTTGTGTGCAGATTTTGCTAAGCTTATGACCAATGAATTTGATATGAGCATGATGGGAGAACTCAATTTCTTCCTAGGCCTGCAAATCAAGCAAACTGCAGAAGGCATATTCAtccatcaagaaaaatatgcaaaggaacttgtcAAGAAGTTTGGGCTGGAATGTGCTAAGCCTATGGGAACCCCCATGCATCCTAACATCAAGCTTGATAAGGATGAACATGGtagagatgttgatgagactcgTTACAGAGGGATGATTGGATCCCTAATGTATCTAACCTCCTCAAGGCCTGATATCATCCAAAGTGTTGGAGTTtgctcaaggtttcaatcaaAGCCTAAGGAGTCACATCTCTCTGCTGTCAAGAGGATCATCCGATATGTACTTGGTACCACTAATTATGGGTTATGGTTTCCTAAGACTGATTCTTTTCAATTAGTGGGTttctgtgatgcagattttgctggggaTAGGGTCGATAGAAGAAGCACAAGTGGCATGTGCTGTTTTCTTGGGAAATCCCTCATTGTTTGGTCTAGCAAAAAGCAAGCTACGGTAGCACTTTCAACAGCCGAAGCTGAGTACATTGCAGCCTCCTCTTGTT ATATTCAGTTTGTTAATTCTGAGGGTCAGCTAGCTGATATATTCACCAAACCATTGATAGATGAGAGGTTCTGCAAGTTGAGAACTGAACTGGGCATTCTAACTTCATCTCTGTTTTCTTAA
- the LOC112743310 gene encoding receptor like protein 27-like has protein sequence MGFLCSLTFSIQFLLLFSSSLFTNCFTLNHSTTTHHHECHQHESNALLSFKKSFIISKSASYNPSSYPKTLSWSPSTDCCSWDGIQCDELTGHVISIDLSSSLLYGSMDPNSTLFSLVHLQSLDLSDNDFNHSQIPARIGALSQLRHLNLSQFGETTLSGEVPTQISHLSNLLSLDLRSYIEQFDYPLINRLQLKESTLRNLIQNSTRLEQLRLNFVTISSPLPHTLTNLTSLQKLSFRQCELYGEFPIGIFSLANLTSLNFERNQNLQGTLPASIGNLTNLASLALGDNSFHGEIPQSFFRLENLVTLDLSSNFFEGRLALDMFLKLRMLEDLHLSLNKLSLFSQNRDVNVTILPPIQELGLSRCNLAGEVPTWIMNLTTLSYLDLSQNNLQGEIPYFFFKLENLTGLDLGANMLEGQIELGMLSQLQKLTYLGLGRGNKLSFVEGKNTTNVTFPPQIQSLDLGSCNLVHFPNFIQHLQELTNLHITQNSIKTIPSWIWNKTTLQGLEIFNNLLIGEISPLICNLQSLIYLDLSFNYLIGMIPSCLGSFSQSLQYLSLAGNKLIGNIPQTYEKGNALQWIDFSSNKLYGQLPRALVNCRMLESLDVRHNHFNDSFPFWLGSLPKLKAVSLRDNQFHGAIMCPLKYRFPQLRIIDLSHNGFSTKLTSEIIMCFKSMIISDKRQLDFKDLIPSKNMFIDIDLSTFSMSNKGVVMDYLGSQYLHHMVAIDLSSNKIYGEIPDIMGSLNRLVVLNLSNNMFTGSIPSSFGKLSNLEVLDLSLNSLSGNIPQQLTGLTFLDFFNVSFNNLSGPIPENGQLSTFDNNSFEGNKDLCGIQLLKKCEDPPKHPLQKPDGDQDSESGSFLELYWMVIVIGYGGGLVAGLALGNAFAVDVFRLLQKIF, from the coding sequence ATGGGGTTCTTATGTTCTCTTACTTTCTCCATAcagtttcttcttctcttctcatctTCCCTCTTCACAAACTGTTTTACTTTGAATCATTCAACTACAACTCATCATCATGAGTGCCATCAACATGAAAGCAATGCCTTGCTCAGCTTTAAAAAAAGCTTCATCATAAGTAAGTCTGCTTCTTACAATCCTTCCAGTTATCCTAAAACTCTTTCTTGGAGTCCTTCCACAGATTGCTGCTCCTGGGATGGCATTCAATGCGATGAGCTCACGGGTCATGTCATTTCCATTGATCTTAGTAGCAGTCTGCTCTATGGTTCCATGGATCCCAATAGCACCCTTTTCTCACTTGTGCATCTTCAAAGCCTTGATCTTTCAGACAATGATTTCAATCACTCGCAAATTCCAGCAAGGATAGGCGCCTTGTCACAACTGAGGCATTTGAATCTTTCTCAATTTGGTGAAACCACATTGTCAGGTGAAGTCCCAACTCAAATTTCCCATTTGTCCAACTTGTTGTCCCTTGATCTTCGCAGCTATATTGAACAGTTTGATTATCCATTAATCAACCGTTTACAACTCAAGGAATCCACTCTGCGAAACTTAATTCAAAACTCAACAAGACTAGAACAACTTCGTCTTAATTTTGTCACCATTTCATCACCATTACCTCACACACTCACGAACCTTACATCTCTGCAAAAACTCTCTTTTCGCCAATGTGAACTATATGGTGAGTTTCCTATTGGAATATTCTCTCTTGCAAACTTAACATCTTTGAATTTTGAAAGAAACCAAAATTTGCAGGGCACATTACCTGCATCCATTGGAAACCTGACCAATTTAGCTTCCTTGGCTCTTGGAGATAATAGCTTTCATGGTGAAATCCCGCAGTCTTTTTTTAGACTCGAAAATCTTGTAACTTTAGATCTAAGTTCTAATTTTTTCGAAGGCCGCCTAGCACTTGACATGTTTTTGAAGCTAAGGATGCTTGAGGATCTtcacttgtctctcaacaaattgtCCTTGTTCTCACAAAACAGGGATGTCAATGTCACAATCCTTCCTCCAATTCAAGAGTTAGGATTGAGTAGGTGCAATTTAGCTGGGGAAGTTCCAACTTGGATAATGAATCTAACCACTTTAAGTTACTTGGATCTTTCTCAAAATAATCTTCAAGGTGAaattccatatttcttcttcaagTTAGAGAATCTTACAGGTCTTGATCTAGGTGCTAATATGTTGGAAGGACAGATTGAGCTTGGCATGCTTTCACAGCTCCAAAAGCTTACTTATCTTGGTTTAGGCAGAGGCAACAAATTGTCTTTTGTTGAAGGGAAGAACACTACCAACGTAACATTTCCTCCTCAAATTCAATCATTGGATTTAGGGTCATGTAACTTAGTTCATTTTCCCAATTTTATACAGCACTTGCAAGAGTTGACTAATCTTCACATAACACAGAATAGCATAAAGACTATACCGAGTTGGATATGGAATAAAACAACTCTTCAGGGTTTGGAGATTTTCAACAATCTATTGATAGGAGAAATATCCCCCTTGATATGCAATCTACAATCCCTTATATATCTTGATTTATCTTTCAACTACTTAATTGGGATGATTCCATCATGTTTGGGAAGCTTTAGTCAATCTCTTCAATATTTGTCGCTCGCAGGAAACAAACTGATTGGCAATATTCCTCAAACTTATGAGAAAGGAAATGCCCTTCAGTGGATTGATTTTAGTTCTAACAAGTTGTATGGTCAATTACCAAGAGCACTTGTCAATTGCAGAATGCTAGAGTCTCTTGATGTGAGACATAACCATTTCAATGACTCATTTCCTTTCTGGTTAGGATCTCTTCCTAAGTTAAAGGCTGTTTCTTTACGTGATAATCAATTTCACGGAGCTATAATGTGTCCATTGAAATACAGATTTCCTCAGCTTCGAATCATTGATCTTTCTCACAATGGTTTTTCAACAAAATTAACATCAGAAATAATCATGTGCTTCAAATCGATGATCATATCCGACAAAAGACAACTGGATTTCAAGGACTTGATTCCTAGTAAGAATATGTTCATAGATATTGATTTGTCTACATTTTCAATGTCCaacaaaggagttgtcatggattATCTTGGGAGTCAATACCTTCATCATATGGTAGCCATTGATCTTTCAAGTAACAAAATTTATGGTGAGATTCCGGATATCATGGGAAGTTTGAATAGGCTTGTTGTGCTCAATTTGTCCAATAACATGTTTACTGGCAGCATCCCATCTTCCTTCGGAAAGCTTTCAAATCTTGAAGTGTTGGACCTTTCTCTCAATAGCCTGTCAGGAAATATTCCTCAACAACTCACAGGGCTAACCTTCTTGGATTTCTTCAATGTGTCTTTCAACAATCTCTCAGGTCCAATCCCAGAAAATGGACAACTTTCCACATTTGATAATAATTCATTTGAAGGAAACAAGGATTTGTGCGGGATTCAATTGTTGAAGAAATGTGAAGATCCTCCTAAGCATCCATTGCAAAAACCTGATGGTGATCAAGATTCTGAGTCAGGATCTTTCCTTgaattgtattggatggtaattgTAATTGGATATGGGGGTGGCCTTGTTGCTGGGTTAGCACTGGGAAATGCTTTCGCTGTAGATGTTTTTAGGTTGCTGCAAAAGATCTTTTAA